The proteins below are encoded in one region of Drosophila santomea strain STO CAGO 1482 chromosome 2R, Prin_Dsan_1.1, whole genome shotgun sequence:
- the LOC120447019 gene encoding GPI ethanolamine phosphate transferase 3, translating into MNFTYLFVLIWLAFLISSGVLLFSRGFLLARVSKTETSTCRRLSTNPNAEYVLTAEVVNEIFKDVNASSNLCLPQKSKVIVLVVDALKYEFGLYKENVTNPLPYENKLLVLQELLQQSPDHARLMRFRADPPTTTLQRLKGLTTGSLPTFIDIGSNFASPEINEDNVIDQIVKSDLPVVFLGDSTWTDLYPRRFKRSYSYPSFDIFDLDSVDNQILKNLPKELESDDWQVLVAHFLGVDHCGHKHGPMHEEMARKLGEVNEVIRSVVAAMDNDTTLLVMGDHGMTASGDHGGDTDDETNALLFAYSKQHRFYGNDSGSDSEMLQQIDLVPTLATILGVPIPYSNLGLVNFNIVPDLQVPHLNKFQTLLLHSWQNAQQIYRYFFQYALENKRTFNVEQMDHLETEFILLSHRVQTVYNEVAYKSFIRDLNTNLRDILGTCREIWVRFDPTQMSQGLLFTFLPLFFIFLVVNNSRPADFGHIFKAKEVFYVYLINLAAGVFGYRYFKTFSFKTEEQGVIFFTALSSAVILAFHTLRHWTNIATNWSTIKRFGHMPTRLLLFGSMAVFFSNSFVIQEAKILSYLLAAAILLLSHELLRLSARLDFRTKFKASQFLRSTALRLILASVLAICLIRFAYTLFRCREEQGNCSDFVNAGGAGFSIKKPGTAKTYILAVVVLVVYTTLTRLYLRSCGNLTGNLPNVLLARYGPTVASICAGGHILLANSSIKNIQRTHIDAMALVIYGLLLLQIIVVSWAPLMTFVLPPRSSHTVTINGNESIVPEIFRKMKRMYEGDDDERRSQIPVVYGLATVYSSIVIAFGVFLALVMIVLLEPRASIGLVVCVAVGAILLSVHGILRYRTATSFESCVQPTFTALVGWFLLAHFCFFATSHQTTLSQIEWRAAFVGRTTGIGQSNLVSGALVILNTFCGPIFFFCMYSLLSTETFSLFALFPNLIRSCRSGGKVDATTSMSDLANEAVGFDMTRGELSLYEYEDVFLGAGFKLATQFFMLQGLKIFCAMMACTIHCRHLMVWKIFAPRFIYEALATFVSLPALIVGYLLVLRIHRAVDTLIKRINKAKVH; encoded by the exons ATGAACTTCACGTACTTGTTCGTGCTCATCTGGCTGGCCTTCCTCATTAGCAGCGGAGTGCTGCTTTTCTCGCGGGGATTCCTATTGGCCCGAGTGTCCAAAACGGAGACGAGCACCTGTCGTCGCTTGTCCACCAATCCCAATGCT GAGTACGTCCTCACCGCTGAGGTTGTGAACGAAATCTTTAAGGATGTCAACGCCTCCTCCAATCTGTGTCTTCCGCAAAAGTCGAAGGTCATCGTCCTGGTTGTGGATGCACTTAAATACGAATTTGGCCTTTACAAGGAGAACGTCACGAATCCCCTGCCCTATGAGAACAAATTGTTGGTGCTccaggagctgctgcagcagagTCCTGACCACGCCCGTCTAATGAGATTTCGCGCTGATCCGCCAACCACCACTTTGCAGCGCCTGAAAGGACTCACCACCGGCAGTCTGCCCACATTCATCGACATTGGTTCCAATTTCGCCTCGCCGGAGATCAACGAGGACAATGTCATCGACCAAATAGTCAAGAGCGATTTGCCGGTGGTCTTTCTTGGGGATAGCACCTGGACAGATCTGTATCCGCGTCGCTTTAAGCGATCGTACTCCTATCCCAGTTTCGATATATTCGATTTGGACAGCGTGGATAATCAGATACTGAAGAACCTGCCCAAGGAGCTGGAAAGCGACGATTGGCAGGTGCTGGTGGCCCATTTTCTCGGCGTGGACCACTGCGGACACAAGCACGGACCCATGCATGAGGAAATGGCGCGCAAGTTGGGCGAGGTGAACGAGGTGATAAG ATCCGTGGTGGCGGCGATGGACAATGACACCACGCTGCTGGTGATGGGCGACCATGGAATGACGGCATCCGGCGATCATGGCGGAGATACCGATGACGAAACCAACGCACTGCTGTTTGCCTACTCCAAGCAGCACAGATTTTATGGCAATGATTCGGGCTCAGATAGCGAAATGCTGCAGCAG ATTGATCTGGTCCCCACGCTGGCCACCATACTCGGCGTCCCGATACCGTACTCCAACCTGGGCCTAGTCAACTTTAACATTGTACCCGATCTGCAAGTACCGCATTTGAACAAGTTCCAGACCCTTCTGCTCCATTCTTGGCAGAATGCCCAGCAGATCTATCGCTACTTCTTCCAATACGCGTTGGAGAACAAGCGCACATTTAACGTGGAACAGATGGACCATCTAGAGACTGAATTCATACTCCTCTCCCACCGGGTGCAAACTGTTTACAACGAGGTTGCTTACAAATCCTTTATACGCGACTTGAATACCAATCTGCGAGACATCCTGGGCACCTGTCGAGAGATCTGGGTCAGGTTTGATCCCACTCAGATGTCGCAGGGACTGCTCTTCACCTTCCTGCCGTTGTTCTTTATCTTCTTGGTGGTAAACAACTCTCGGCCCGCTGATTTTGGGCACATCTTCAAAGCCAAGGAGGTCTTCTACGTATACCTAATCAACTTGGCCGCTGGAGTATTTGGGTATCGCTATTTCAAGACCTTCTCATTCAAAACAGAGGAGCAGGGAGTGATCTTCTTTACGGCCCTATCCAGTGCCGTCATCCTGGCTTTCCACACACTACGTCACTGGACTAACATTGCCACCAACTGGTCGACGATAAAGCGGTTTGGACACATGCCCACGCGTCTGCTGCTTTTCGGTTCGATGGCTGTGTTCTTCTCGAACAGCTTCGTCATCCAGGAGGCCAAGATCTTGTCATACCTCCTGGCGGCAGCGATTCTATTGCTCTCGCACGAACTTCTTCGGTTGAGCGCCCGCTTGGATTTCAGGACCAAGTTCAAGGCTTCACAATTTCTGCGCTCCACAGCGTTAAGGCTGATCCTGGCCAGCGTGTTGGCGATATGCTTAATACGCTTTGCCTACACGCTGTTTCGTTGCCGCGAGGAGCAAGGCAACTGCTCCGACTTTGTCAACGCCGGCGGAGCCGGATTCTCAATCAAAAAGCCAGGAACGGCCAAGACGTACATACTCGCCGTCGTGGTACTGGTGGTGTACACCACGCTCACACGATTGTATCTGCGCTCGTGCGGTAACTTGACCGGTAACCTGCCAAACGTATTGCTGGCTCGCTACGGACCCACGGTGGCCTCGATCTGCGCCGGCGGCCATATCCTGCTCGCCAACAGCTCCATCAAAAACATCCAGCGCACGCATATCGATGCCATGGCTCTGGTCATCTATggtctgctgttgctgcagatAATTGTGGTTTCGTGGGCTCCTCTAATGACCTTTGTGCTTCCACCGAGGAGTTCCCATACGGTGACCATCAACGGAAACGAAAGCATTGTACCGGAAATCTTTAGGAAAATGAAGCGTATGTACGAGGGCGATGACGACGAGAGGCGTAGTCAGATCCCGGTGGTTTACGGACTAGCAACCGTTTACTCCTCCATTGTCATTGCCTTTGGCGTCTTCTTGGCCTTGGTGATGATAGTTCTTCTAGAACCGCGTGCTTCCATCGGCTTGGTTGTCTGTGTGGCCGTGGGCGCTATCCTGCTCAGCGTGCACGGTATACTGCGCTATCGAACAGCCACTAGTTTTG AGAGCTGTGTGCAGCCCACTTTTACGGCCCTGGTTGGCTGGTTCCTGCTGGCGCATTTCTGTTTCTTTGCCACCTCGCATCAGACGACGCTGTCGCAAATTGAGTGGCGTGCCGCCTTCGTGGGTCGCACCACTGGAATCGGACAGTCGAATTTAGTATCTGGTGCCTTGGTCATTTTAAACACCTTTTGCGGACCCATTTTCTTCTTCTGCATGTACTCCCTGCTCAGCACAGAGACCTTTTCGCTGTTCGCACTGTTTCCCAACCTCATACGAAGCTGCAGGAGTGGCGGCAAAGTGGATGCGACCACGTCCATGTCGGATTTGGCCAACGAAGCTGTGGGCTTTGATATGACTCGTGGCGAACTGTCTCTGTACGAGTACGAAGATGTCTTTCTGGGCGCTGGCTTCAAGCTGGCTACCCAGTTTTTCATGCTACAGGGACTCAAG ATTTTCTGTGCCATGATGGCCTGCACGATTCACTGCCGTCACCTGATGGTGTGGAAGATCTTTGCGCCGCGCTTCATCTACGAGGCGCTCGCTACCTTCGTCAGTCTGCCTGCCCTGATTGTGGGCTATCTCCTGGTGTTACGCATCCATCGTGCTGTGGACACCCTCATTAAGCGCATCAACAAGGCCAAGGTCCACTAG